The sequence TTGGCAGATGCCTTCCATACGCTATTCCCTGATATGTCCAATGAACAGATGTTGGAAGTCTATAGCATTTACCACCTGGCTAAAGAGAAACGTGGCTTCTCCTCGCGCCCGCCTTATCGATTCCCTCATCATACAGCATCTGCGAACGCTCTTATTGGTGGTGGAACGTATCCGAAGCCGGGTGAAATTTCCCTAGCACATCATGGCGTTCTATTCCTGGATGAATTAGGCGAGTTTTCGAGGAAGTCATTAGATATGTTAAGACAGCCATTGGAAACTGGAGAAGTGACCATCAACCGTGTAAGTCAATCTGTTACATACCCTTCATCTTTCATCCTTATCGCGGCTACAAATCCTTGTCCTTGTGGATACTTCGGTTCGAATGAACGATATTGTAGTTGAACCGCCAATCAAATTCGTTCCTATCAACTAAAAGCATCCGGACCTCTCCTCGATCGGTTGGATTTCATATTAACATTGCGTAGTGTAGGAATTACTGAAACGGAAAACGTTGATACATCAGAAGACATCAGAAAGCGGATAGTAGTCGCGCGCCGTATGCAACAAGAACGCTATGAAGATGACTCGCTTAACGGTAATTTGAGCGTGCAACGATTGCTTGCCACATGCTCATTAAATTAAGCGCAGTTGCGGATCGTTAAAGAAGTCTGCTTCAATGAAAAATGGAGCAATCGAACCCAAGTGAAATTAATTAGAACGGCCCGTACGATTGCAGACCAGGCTGGAGAGAAAAACATAGCCAATCATCACATACATGAAGCAATAGACTGGAAAAAGGCGTCATCTCTTTTTCAACAACAGGAGAGAATTGCAGATGGCTAGGAAAAGAAGGCAGTGGAATACGCGCTACTTTGATCATATCGTCATGCGAGGGAATAATCGTCAAG is a genomic window of Sporosarcina oncorhynchi containing:
- a CDS encoding ATP-binding protein, whose protein sequence is MRTWVILTARELIDYLRGQPSLLLKDVEKIVLDLGNSTEAIHATDFASIRGHAKAKKVLEISAAGGHHVLLNGPPGCGKSMLADAFHTLFPDMSNEQMLEVYSIYHLAKEKRGFSSRPPYRFPHHTASANALIGGGTYPKPGEISLAHHGVLFLDELGEFSRKSLDMLRQPLETGEVTINRVSQSVTYPSSFILIAATNPCPCGYFGSNERYCS